In Caloramator sp. E03, the sequence GGATGCAAAAGGAGGATATGTTATCCAAAGAATAGGTAAACTATCTAATTTAGAAATTCTATAGGGGTTTATTTTATTGCAAATATAGAATTCTTTAAAAACCTCTTTAAAATAACTATTTGATTCTTGTGGGTTATAATTGCAAAATATTATTCTATATCCTATGTTATTTAAAGCCTTAAAGAGCTGCTGAGGCCTTTGATAGGATTTATAGTAATTTATTGTTGGGGGATATAAAATAGTATCCAATTTTACCACTTCCTTAATGCTTTTAATATATAATATTTAAAAGCACCAAGAAGTGTTAAGCATTAATTGACAATAATCTTCATAAAGTGCATTCTCTTTGCTGCAGGTTTAATATAGCTTGTATTTATTGCATCAAAGGTATGTTGCGTTATTAAAGGTATTCTAATACCTCCATTATATGTGAAGGCCGTTATTATAGCTGAATGATAAATAAATCCTCTAAAATTTTCATATTGAATTATATCACCAAGCTCTAATAAGTCTAAATCCTGTACTTCCAAAGCTTTAAGCCCTGGAAGCTTAAGCTGATATCTTGATTTTAAACACCAATAAAGAGAATTAGCAACTGACCATGTTACAGACCATGAATCATCATACAAATTATCTGTGCTTTTATTGTTATACCACCAAGCCCACGTACCTGAATAATCCATTGGTGCTCCACCTGCTTTTAAACACTGTGAAATAAAATTTGTACAGTCTCCTCCTCCATCGGCATGTCCTTGAAAATACCTGTATTTAGGATTCGGAGTTATCCCATAGGTATAGGCATATCTTACAGCATCAAACCTTGAGTATAAGTTATTTCTTAGAAAATCATAAGAAATATCCATAGACACTCCTTAAAAGAGTACTTTTATTTATAATATTCATCATATTTAAAAAAGATAACAAAAATATAATTATTCTTTTTCATACTCTTTAAAACACTCTATTAAATATTTGTTACTATCAAAATCCTTAACTGCAACCCTGATATAAGATTTATCAAGACCTTTAAAGGTAGAAGCTTTCCTAATGAGTATGCCTTTTCTTATCATAAAATCA encodes:
- a CDS encoding amidase domain-containing protein, whose product is MSYDFLRNNLYSRFDAVRYAYTYGITPNPKYRYFQGHADGGGDCTNFISQCLKAGGAPMDYSGTWAWWYNNKSTDNLYDDSWSVTWSVANSLYWCLKSRYQLKLPGLKALEVQDLDLLELGDIIQYENFRGFIYHSAIITAFTYNGGIRIPLITQHTFDAINTSYIKPAAKRMHFMKIIVN